One region of Eupeodes corollae chromosome 1, idEupCoro1.1, whole genome shotgun sequence genomic DNA includes:
- the LOC129938871 gene encoding Krueppel-like factor 10 isoform X2 — protein MIMEGLETLVAPSHHAFLLTESAAAAHFNVLSFDTCLFKTTAQTSPSTAPVSVSSAASYLSNPSGFGSGLGAQTLLHYSLSSSSSSSSQQQQENQTNSSSSSHHHSHHHHHHQQQHHQSSSQSSGSVQNVSSQNTRITDSSTPLSSGIISSTGAASAQTTTISTSSSGPNSSGSGRSSASHLSLLNTSSGSEANKHHHHQHTHTQQQQTHSHQQLHPGPDCDDAQTGDLNTPVTTSSDIPSFFGPSTVVEPPPITGSIASEDLSLEPQTAVPSPVLCSPLKEERSTPPTLIVKEETSNPSMGGLSAAAAASASQLNSPQLSVLPSQMSPPSAGLGSSWGLPSPDKTLFQPPMFGLLGPGPQNTNAQAHYAPQTSASSPSPSAHHMHSAYSDERNPQHVELLGLNMDCSSIILKQPPPSYSSGCVSSIDLQPSQSSQDLNQYARQQLTTSKYQWLDSSTEYGSPQQSLVVPGPSSSASSTSGLIPKQEAYSDHHMQTPTGSQSGYSVVQLAEYSPSTSKGHEILSQVYQQSTLPLKLVPVKPRKYPNRPSKTPVHERPYACPVENCDRRFSRSDELTRHIRIHTGQKPFQCRICMRSFSRSDHLTTHIRTHTGEKPFSCDICGRKFARSDEKKRHAKVHLKQRIKKESKLSQQQQQHQQAAAAAAAAAAQHHHQQQQQQQQQQQHAHHMLHSGDLSIVTTSATSL, from the exons ATGATCATGGAAGGGCTTGAAACCCTTGTGGCGCCATCGCATCACGCATTCCTGCTTACTGAGTCCGCAGCGGCAGctcattttaatgttttaagctttgaTACATGCTTATTTAAGACTACTGCCCAGACCAGTCCATCAACAGCACCCGTTTCGGTATCTTCAGCTGCTTCTTATCTCTCGAATCCGTCGGGTTTTGGCAGTGGCTTGGGTGCTCAAACATTGCTCCATTATAGTttatcatcgtcgtcatcatcatcgtcacagCAACAACAAGAAAACCAAACTAATAGCAGTAGTAGTTCTCATCACCAtagccatcatcatcaccatcatcaacaacaacatcaccaaTCATCATCTCAAAGTAGTGGTAGTGTGCAAAACGTCAGCAGTCAAAATACACGCATCACCGATAGTTCAACACCGTTGTCATCGGGCATTATTAGCAGTACTGGTGCTGCATCAGCACAGACAACAACCATCAGTACATCATCTAGTGGCCCAAACAGCAGTGGTTCGGGTAGAAGCTCAGCTTCACATTTGAGTTTATTGAACACCAGTTCTGGTTCTGAAGCTAATaaacatcaccatcatcagcaTACGCACACTCAACAGCAGCAAACGCACTCTCATCAGCAGCTTCATCCCGGTCCGGATTGTGACGACGCACAGACTGGGGATTTGAATACGCCCGTAACGACATCTAGTGATATCCCGTCGTTCTTTGGGCCATCGACTGTTGTTGAACCACCTCCAATTACAG gtTCAATTGCATCTGAGGATCTCTCACTTGAGCCCCAGACCGCCGTACCCAGTCCGGTGTTGTGTAGTCCACTGAAGGAGGAACGCAGCACCCCACCCACACTGATAGTTAAGGAAGAAACAA GTAACCCATCAATGGGTGGACTATCAgctgcagcagcagcatcagcatCGCAGTTGAACTCACCACAGCTGAGTGTATTACCTAGCCAGATGTCACCACCATCGGCTGGCCTAGGCAGCAGCTGGGGTCTCCCAAGTCCCGACAAGACGCTCTTTCAACCGCCGATGTTCGGTCTCCTTGGCCCCGGTCCCCAAAATACCAATGCCCAAGCTCACTACGCTCCACAAACATCTGCCAGCAGTCCATCACCATCAGCACATCACATGCACTCCGCATACAGCGATGAACGTAATCCTCAACATGTCGAACTGCTTGGTTTGAACATGGACTGCtccagtataattttgaaacaaccGCCTCCCAGCTACAGCAGTGGATGTGTGTCGAGCATAGATCTGCAACCTAGCCAGTCAAGTCAAGATCTCAACCAGTATGCCCGTCAGCAGTTGACAACTTCCAAATATCAGTGGTTGGACTCTTCTACTGAGTACGGTAGCCCGCAGCAGTCGCTAGTGGTTCCCGGGCCTTCATCGTCCGCGTCTTCCACCTCAGGACTGATACCAAAACAAGAGGCTTACAGCGACCACCATATGCAAACTCCGACGGGCTCGCAATCAGGCTATTCGGTTGTTCAGTTAGCCGAATACAGTCCATCTACCAGCAAAGGTCATGAAATCCTCTCCCAGGTCTACCAACAGAGTACATTGCCACTCAAACTCGTGCCAGTAAAGCCCCGAAAATACCCAAACCGCCCAAGCAAAACCCCAGTTCATGAACGCCCCTACGCATGCCCCGTCGAGAACTGCGATCGTCGATTTTCACGCTCCGACGAACTCACCCGCCATATTCGCATCCACACTGGCCAAAAACCGTTCCAGTGTCGCATCTGTATGCGATCCTTCAGCCGCTCAGATCACCTTACAACACATATTCGAACGCACACCGGCGAGAAGCCCTTCTCCTGCGACATTTGTGGACGGAAATTCGCTCGTTCCGATGAAAAGAAACGTCACGCTAAAGTCCACCTCAAGCAACGCATAAAAAAAGAGAGCAAACTCagccaacagcaacaacaacaccaacaagccgcagcagcagcagcagcggcggCAGCacaacaccaccaccaacagcagcagcagcagcagcaacaacaacaacacgcCCACCACATGTTGCATTCCGGTGATCTTTCTATTGTGACAACAAGTGCAACAAGTTTGTAG
- the LOC129938871 gene encoding transcriptional regulator ovo-like isoform X1 translates to MIMEGLETLVAPSHHAFLLTESAAAAHFNVLSFDTCLFKTTAQTSPSTAPVSVSSAASYLSNPSGFGSGLGAQTLLHYSLSSSSSSSSQQQQENQTNSSSSSHHHSHHHHHHQQQHHQSSSQSSGSVQNVSSQNTRITDSSTPLSSGIISSTGAASAQTTTISTSSSGPNSSGSGRSSASHLSLLNTSSGSEANKHHHHQHTHTQQQQTHSHQQLHPGPDCDDAQTGDLNTPVTTSSDIPSFFGPSTVVEPPPITGSIASEDLSLEPQTAVPSPVLCSPLKEERSTPPTLIVKEETSNNSCTMYPTHLTNSQTTTSTTTLGNNSNTHNNNSISASNSNNNTNPHSHHRHGQHGNSSPHHRHNIQQHNNSQHMNQHQQQQQQNQIHHQSQLHQQHLQQQQQQHHNTQHHQQQQQHQHHQQQHHSHLQQQQQHSHHQQQQQQHQSSGKISYRGIFTTTGNPSMGGLSAAAAASASQLNSPQLSVLPSQMSPPSAGLGSSWGLPSPDKTLFQPPMFGLLGPGPQNTNAQAHYAPQTSASSPSPSAHHMHSAYSDERNPQHVELLGLNMDCSSIILKQPPPSYSSGCVSSIDLQPSQSSQDLNQYARQQLTTSKYQWLDSSTEYGSPQQSLVVPGPSSSASSTSGLIPKQEAYSDHHMQTPTGSQSGYSVVQLAEYSPSTSKGHEILSQVYQQSTLPLKLVPVKPRKYPNRPSKTPVHERPYACPVENCDRRFSRSDELTRHIRIHTGQKPFQCRICMRSFSRSDHLTTHIRTHTGEKPFSCDICGRKFARSDEKKRHAKVHLKQRIKKESKLSQQQQQHQQAAAAAAAAAAQHHHQQQQQQQQQQQHAHHMLHSGDLSIVTTSATSL, encoded by the exons ATGATCATGGAAGGGCTTGAAACCCTTGTGGCGCCATCGCATCACGCATTCCTGCTTACTGAGTCCGCAGCGGCAGctcattttaatgttttaagctttgaTACATGCTTATTTAAGACTACTGCCCAGACCAGTCCATCAACAGCACCCGTTTCGGTATCTTCAGCTGCTTCTTATCTCTCGAATCCGTCGGGTTTTGGCAGTGGCTTGGGTGCTCAAACATTGCTCCATTATAGTttatcatcgtcgtcatcatcatcgtcacagCAACAACAAGAAAACCAAACTAATAGCAGTAGTAGTTCTCATCACCAtagccatcatcatcaccatcatcaacaacaacatcaccaaTCATCATCTCAAAGTAGTGGTAGTGTGCAAAACGTCAGCAGTCAAAATACACGCATCACCGATAGTTCAACACCGTTGTCATCGGGCATTATTAGCAGTACTGGTGCTGCATCAGCACAGACAACAACCATCAGTACATCATCTAGTGGCCCAAACAGCAGTGGTTCGGGTAGAAGCTCAGCTTCACATTTGAGTTTATTGAACACCAGTTCTGGTTCTGAAGCTAATaaacatcaccatcatcagcaTACGCACACTCAACAGCAGCAAACGCACTCTCATCAGCAGCTTCATCCCGGTCCGGATTGTGACGACGCACAGACTGGGGATTTGAATACGCCCGTAACGACATCTAGTGATATCCCGTCGTTCTTTGGGCCATCGACTGTTGTTGAACCACCTCCAATTACAG gtTCAATTGCATCTGAGGATCTCTCACTTGAGCCCCAGACCGCCGTACCCAGTCCGGTGTTGTGTAGTCCACTGAAGGAGGAACGCAGCACCCCACCCACACTGATAGTTAAGGAAGAAACAAGTAATAATAGTTGTACAATGTATCCAACACATCTTACAAATAGTCAAAccacaacatcaacaacaacattaGGCAATAATAGCAATACacacaataataattcaataagTGCCAGTAATAGCAATAATAACACAAACCCCCATTCTCACCATCGGCATGGCCAACATGGCAATAGTTCACCACACCATCGTCATAACATACAACAACACAATAACAGTCAACATATGAatcaacaccaacaacaacaacaacaaaaccaaatacaCCACCAGAGTCAGTTACATCAACAAcatctacaacaacaacaacaacaacatcacaaCACACaacaccaccaacaacaacaacaacatcaacaccatcaacaacaacaccacTCACaccttcaacaacaacaacaacattctcaccaccaacagcaacaacaacaacaccaaagtAGTGGTAAAATATCATATCGTGGCATTTTCACCACTACAGGTAACCCATCAATGGGTGGACTATCAgctgcagcagcagcatcagcatCGCAGTTGAACTCACCACAGCTGAGTGTATTACCTAGCCAGATGTCACCACCATCGGCTGGCCTAGGCAGCAGCTGGGGTCTCCCAAGTCCCGACAAGACGCTCTTTCAACCGCCGATGTTCGGTCTCCTTGGCCCCGGTCCCCAAAATACCAATGCCCAAGCTCACTACGCTCCACAAACATCTGCCAGCAGTCCATCACCATCAGCACATCACATGCACTCCGCATACAGCGATGAACGTAATCCTCAACATGTCGAACTGCTTGGTTTGAACATGGACTGCtccagtataattttgaaacaaccGCCTCCCAGCTACAGCAGTGGATGTGTGTCGAGCATAGATCTGCAACCTAGCCAGTCAAGTCAAGATCTCAACCAGTATGCCCGTCAGCAGTTGACAACTTCCAAATATCAGTGGTTGGACTCTTCTACTGAGTACGGTAGCCCGCAGCAGTCGCTAGTGGTTCCCGGGCCTTCATCGTCCGCGTCTTCCACCTCAGGACTGATACCAAAACAAGAGGCTTACAGCGACCACCATATGCAAACTCCGACGGGCTCGCAATCAGGCTATTCGGTTGTTCAGTTAGCCGAATACAGTCCATCTACCAGCAAAGGTCATGAAATCCTCTCCCAGGTCTACCAACAGAGTACATTGCCACTCAAACTCGTGCCAGTAAAGCCCCGAAAATACCCAAACCGCCCAAGCAAAACCCCAGTTCATGAACGCCCCTACGCATGCCCCGTCGAGAACTGCGATCGTCGATTTTCACGCTCCGACGAACTCACCCGCCATATTCGCATCCACACTGGCCAAAAACCGTTCCAGTGTCGCATCTGTATGCGATCCTTCAGCCGCTCAGATCACCTTACAACACATATTCGAACGCACACCGGCGAGAAGCCCTTCTCCTGCGACATTTGTGGACGGAAATTCGCTCGTTCCGATGAAAAGAAACGTCACGCTAAAGTCCACCTCAAGCAACGCATAAAAAAAGAGAGCAAACTCagccaacagcaacaacaacaccaacaagccgcagcagcagcagcagcggcggCAGCacaacaccaccaccaacagcagcagcagcagcagcaacaacaacaacacgcCCACCACATGTTGCATTCCGGTGATCTTTCTATTGTGACAACAAGTGCAACAAGTTTGTAG